A region of the Gemmatimonadaceae bacterium genome:
TTTCTGGAGACGCGATGGACGGAGCAGTCCGATCAGGCGATGCGCGAGTTCGTCTGCGCAATGCGGAGCAGCCCCAGTGAGTATTTGTTTGCCATCGTGATGGTCGGCGGAGATCGTCACGTGGGGAACATCAAGGTTGGAGCGATTCACCCGGTTCACCGGCACGCGGACGTGAGCTACTTCATCGGTGAACGGGAAGAATGGGGCAAGGGCATTGCCAGCGAGGCGATACGGATTGCAACTCGTTTTGCGTTCGAGCGGGCCGGGGTGCACCGCGTTCAGGCGGTGGTGCACGACGGCAATGCGGGAAGCGCTGCGGCACTCGAGCGTGCAGGATTTGCACGAGAGGGCGTTTTTCGGCAGAAGCTCTGGATCGGGGACCGCTGGAGCGACCAGATCGCCTATGCGTTTGTGCGACCCGAAAGCATGGCCGGGATCGATTATATTCAGCCGGAGGTTTGACGGCGTGTCATTCCGTCATTGCGCACGAGCCCGAGTTCATTTGCGACCGTCTCATCGATGGCCGCGATTTCAACATGGACGAGTCACTTGTGGCGCAGTCCCGACAAGCTGTTCCAGCCCTGTGACACCGGTCAAGGTGGCGGCGGAGCAGCGGCATCCGGCAGAAAGTGCACGATTCAAGTTTGAAACCAGGGGCAGGGAATGTTGAACGGAAAAACGGTTCTGATCACCGGCGGGACGGGCTCATTCGGGCAGCGTTTCACGGATATGGTACTCAGGGAATTCAGTCCGAAGCGCCTGATCGTCTTCAGCCGCGACGAGCTCAAGCAGTTCGAGATGCACTCGAGATTCGGTGAAGATGAGTATCCCAACATCCGGTATTTTATCGGCGATGTACGCGACCGCGACCGGCTCTACCGTGCTTTCGACGGTGTGGACATCGTGGTTCATGCGGCAGCGCTCAAGCAGGTTCTGGCGGCGGAATACAATCCGATCGAAGCGGTCAAGACAAACGTGCTGGGCGCCGCCAACGTGATCGACGCTGCGATCGACCGTGGCGTGATGAAGGTGATCGCGCTTAGCACCGACAAGGCCGCAAGCCCGGTCAGCCTCTATGGAGCCACCAAGCTCTGTTCAGACAAGCTTTTTGTTGCGGCGAACAGCTATTCCGGACAGCATCGCACGCG
Encoded here:
- a CDS encoding GNAT family protein codes for the protein MHSGRTHRPATGDDEVPRRVIADGERLPGDGMYLRLVELSDCGDVYLRWLQDDDVTRFLETRWTEQSDQAMREFVCAMRSSPSEYLFAIVMVGGDRHVGNIKVGAIHPVHRHADVSYFIGEREEWGKGIASEAIRIATRFAFERAGVHRVQAVVHDGNAGSAAALERAGFAREGVFRQKLWIGDRWSDQIAYAFVRPESMAGIDYIQPEV